One region of Armigeres subalbatus isolate Guangzhou_Male chromosome 3, GZ_Asu_2, whole genome shotgun sequence genomic DNA includes:
- the LOC134221822 gene encoding uncharacterized protein LOC134221822, with protein MYYSTPHSVTGKTPTELLLGRTIRTKIPFLKEVETNPITEEFQDRDWSSKYHSGHHENEKRNAKESNLKEADKVVMQNLNPVNKLSTTFDPTECTIVSKSGTRVTVQNEMTGENLSTQLSTRITEAATINIQSRTSDYHQQLQCAVLYKISDPIPHKFVDITDWRLHPSKQLADRGFNIPGNVDLLIGAGFFYKLLGNERVSLGEARPILQNTHLGWVVAGIYDTELSPATAATSSSALCFKSSFLSDESSTLNRMVARFWELEDFAPTKHLTEEERLCEEHYQQNTVRATSGRYIVKLPFRKDPALIGETAYSALHQFNAVSRKLERNPELRHRYFEYINEFIENGYISKADPAGPSERLIYLPHHGVLKEQSDTTKLRVVFNASLKSTNGTSLNDLLMVGPVVQENLYTILLNFRIPCIAITGDIERMYLQIHVSEADKHRIRMLWQEPGKPIAEYTLNTVTFGMACAPYLATRTLKQLVLDEGHLFPLARQALDDFYVDDCLTGASSVEEAIERRRQITELLKRGGFSTRKWATNDPAVLQDIPPSERAVNLIQELDPEASMKTLGVRWNFGDDTFTFSSSCDEAKNLSSKRDVLSMIARIFDPLGLIGPVIIPAKAFMQELWQLQIDWTDPLPASMVLRWSNYLDNLRDIENIRIPRRCISIGHLTRILLHGYCDASNIVYGAALYLRTIDEAGNVSSRLLCSKLKVAPINTPTIPHLELRAAVLLARLIETVKAALRTSIHQIVAWSDSTTTLAWIAGPPAKWKTFVSNRVAEIISILPAVNWRHISGTNNPADLLSRGLAPSALATLSLWWEGPEWDDSPLEPEVKQPTAAEVAVIEKERRKQISVQSFVVITSERSNEAHQFGPLTVNEQEAAKVILIRYTQQMQYPAEIQALEQQRPLSENSKLLPVSPFLDDTLLRAGGRLAR; from the exons ATGTACTATTCTACTCCACACTCCGTTACCGGTAAAACTCCAACTGAGCTTTTGTTGGGTCGTACCATTAGAACTAAGATTCCGTTCTTGAAGGAAGTTGAAACAAACCCAATAACTGAAGAGTTTCAGGACCGTGACTGGAGTAGCAAATATCATTCAGGTCatcatgaaaatgaaaaacgGAATGCGAAGGAGTCCAATCTAAAGGAAGCAGATAAAGTTGTGATGCAAAACCTTAACCCTGTAAACAAGCTGAGCACCACGTTTGACCCAACGGAATGCACGATAGTGTCGAAATCAGGAACACGTGTTACGGTGCAGAATGAAATGACTGGGGAAAACTTATCAACGCAACTCAGCACTCGGATCACGGAAGCAGCAACTATCAATATTCAATCACGTACTAGCGACTATCATCAACAACTACAATGTGCGGTACTCTACAAGATCTCCGACCCGATTCCGCACAAATTCGTCGATATCACGGATTGGCGGTTACACCCAAGCAAGCAACTAGCAGATAGGGGGTTCAACATCCCTGGCAACGTCGACCTACTTATTGGTGCAGGTTTCTTTTATAAACTGCTCGGTAACGAAAGAGTCTCACTGGGTGAAGCACGGCCCATTCTTCAAAACACACATTTAGGTTGGGTCGTGGCAGGCATTTATGACACTGAGCTATCACCAGCTACTGCGGCAACATCCTCAAGTGCACTTTGCTTCAAATCATCATTCCTATCTGATGAATCATCGACCCTGAACAGAATGGTGGCAAGATTTTGGGAGCTGGAAGATTTTGCGCCAACGAAACACCTAACAGAAGAGGAGAGACTGTGCGAAGAGCATTACCAACAAAACACTGTCAGAGCTACTTCGGGAAGATACATCGTCAAGCTACCTTTTCGTAAGGACCCGGCATTAATAGGCGAAACGGCGTATTCGGCTTTGCACCAATTCAATGCAGTGTCGCGAAAGCTGGAAAGAAATCCGGAATTAAGACATAGATACTTCGAATACATCAACGAGTTCATCGAAAATGGCTACATATCCAAAGCAGACCCGGCAGGCCCGTCGGAACGACTAATCTACCTACCACACCACGGAGTGCTGAAGGAACAAAGTGATACGACCAAATTAAGAGTTGTTTTCAATGCGTCACTCAAATCAACGAACGGTACATCACTAAACGATCTCCTCATGGTGGGCCCTGTAGTTCAAGAAAATCTGTACACCATCCTACTGAATTTTCGCATACCGTGCATCGCCATCACCGGGGATATTGAGAGAATGTATTTGCAGATCCATGTCAGTGAAGCAGATAAGCATCGTATTAGAATGTTGTGGCAAGAACCCGGAAAACCCATCGCTGAGTACACACTGAACACCGTGACATTCGGCATGGCATGTGCACCCTACTTGGCAACCCGGACCTTAAAGCAACTGGTACTCGACGAGGGACATTTATTTCCATTGGCAAGGCAAGCATTAGACGACTTTTACGTAGATGATTGCCTAACAGGTGCATCATCAGTTGAGGAAGCAATCGAACGTCGTCGACAAATAACGGAGCTGCTGAAGCGAGGAGGCTTTTCCACCAGGAAGTGGGCAACAAACGATCCTGCAGTACTGCAAGACATCCCTCCGTCAGAGCGTGCAGTTAACCTCATCCAAGAACTAGATCCGGAAGCCAGTATGAAGACTCTCGGCGTACGATGGAACTTTGGAGACGATACGTTCACGTTCAGCTCATCATGTGACGAAGCAAAAAACTTATCAAGCAAACGGGACGTATTATCAATGATTGCTAGGATATTTGATCCTCTAGGACTCATCGGCCCAGTCATCATCCCAGCGAAAGCATTCATGCAAGAATTGTGGCAGCTACAAATCGATTGGACCGATCCCCTACCGGCATCCATGGTACTGCGTTGGTCAAATTATTTGGACAACCTTCGTGACATCGAAAACATAAGAATTCCTCGGCGTTGCATCAGCATTGGTCATCTAACACGAATACTACTGCATGGCTATTGCGATGCCTCGAATATTGTTTACGGAGCAGCACTGTATCTGCGGACCATTGACGAGGCAGGAAACGTCAGTTCTCGTCTACTCTGTTCCAAATTAAAGGTAGCTCCGATCAATACACCAACAATTCCGCACCTCGAACTCCGTGCCGCCGTGTTGCTAGCCCGCCTGATTGAAACCGTGAAGGCGGCTTTGCGAACATCGATTCATCAAATCGTTGCTTGGAGTGACTCTACAACGACTTTGGCATGGATAGCGGGTCCTCCGGCGAAATGGAAAACCTTCGTCTCCAATCGCGTCGCCGAAATTATCTCCATACTACCCGCTGTTAACTGGAGGCACATTTCTGGAACAAATAACCCCGCAGATCTGTTAAGTCGTGGTTTGGCACCAAGTGCTCTGGCAACTTTATCTTTATGGTGGGAAGGACCGGAATGGGACGATAGCCCACTCGAACCTgaagtcaagcaaccaacagcAGCAGAAGTAGCAGTCATCGAGAAGGAAcgaagaaaacaaatttccgtTCAATCGTTCGTAGTTATTACCAGCGAA CGATCAAACGAAGCACATCAGTTTGGACCCCTTACGGTGAATGAACAAGAAGCTGCAAAGGTAATCCTGATACGGTATACCCAACAAATGCAATACCCAGCAGAGATTCAAGCATTGGAACAACAGCGGCCTCTATCAGAGAATAGCAAGTTACTACCTGTATCTCCATTTTTGGACGACACTCTTCTCAGAGCGGGCGGCCGGTTGGCACGATAA